The Arthrobacter russicus genome has a segment encoding these proteins:
- a CDS encoding YciI family protein: protein MTVFAVEYVYDPDLAERRDECRPAHRQWLGELVEAGVLLASGPYLDGSGGLFAFVAADEAELHKVLAQDPFALHGCVAGTRTTGWNPVTGLLKEYAQGA from the coding sequence ATGACTGTATTTGCGGTGGAATATGTTTATGATCCGGATCTCGCCGAGCGGCGGGACGAATGCCGTCCTGCCCACCGGCAGTGGCTCGGCGAGCTGGTCGAAGCCGGTGTGCTGTTGGCTTCCGGACCGTATTTGGACGGCAGTGGCGGCCTTTTCGCTTTTGTCGCGGCCGATGAAGCGGAGTTGCACAAAGTGCTCGCCCAGGACCCCTTCGCGCTGCACGGCTGTGTTGCCGGGACCCGGACCACCGGATGGAATCCGGTCACCGGGTTGCTCAAGGAATACGCGCAGGGTGCTTGA